A genomic window from Passer domesticus isolate bPasDom1 unplaced genomic scaffold, bPasDom1.hap1 HAP1_SCAFFOLD_102, whole genome shotgun sequence includes:
- the LOC135291688 gene encoding uncharacterized protein LOC135291688, with protein sequence MQDWCCCHQATALWLGLEPVRAVTEAVLRQEAGQLLLWLSGSSSGVVEMAANFACSFTALCCLALWSFTRTSGGTLVTPPHSTIRPGFPVPVNTNNPEVRKAARFGVYRYNNSSNDLFLFKESQIKKAMVQEETAFSSQRAEVHASRGNQGSPQPGQLSLPEGKKPATDAEMIF encoded by the exons ATGCAAGACTGGTGCTGCTGTCACCAAgccacagctttgtggctgggCCTTGAG CCAGTAAGAGCAGTCACAGAAGCAGTTCTCCGGCAGGAAGCAGGGCAGTTGCTCCTCTGGCTGTCGGGCTCCTCCTCTGGAGTGGTGGAGATGGCAGCGAACTTCGCCTGCAGCTTCACTGCACTTTGCTGTTTGGCACTCTGGAGCTTCACCAGGACTTCAGGTG gTACACTTGTTACACCACCCCACTCAACCATAAGACCTGGCTTCCCTGTCCCAGTGAACACCAACAACCCCGAGGTCCGCAAGGCCGCTCGCTTTGGGGTCTACAGGTACAACAACAGCTCCAATGACCTCTTCCTGTTTAAGGAATCACAGATAAAGAAAGCCATGGTACAG GAGGAAACTGCTTTCTCTAGTCAGAGGGCTGAAGTACATGCTTCACGTGGAAATCAGGGATCACCCCAGCCTGGACAGCTGTCActtccagagggaaaaaaacctgcaacAG ATGCTGAGATGATATTTTGA